One part of the Sphingopyxis sp. TUF1 genome encodes these proteins:
- a CDS encoding bifunctional riboflavin kinase/FAD synthetase: MIRLDGHARIEAPLRGGVIALGNFDGFHAGHQAVVGRAVRHAKDEGRPAIVATFDPHPVRFFKPDVAPFRLTTLDQRQELFAAAGADAMLVLPFDAALAGTTAEDFITGLLLDRYGAAGVVTGADFVFGKGRGGNVVTLADHARRLGFFTEMVAPVEDDAVISSSRIREALQAGDCATAARLLTRPFTVRGVVQHGDKNGRLLGFPTANIDMGNYLRPRYGIYAVTGKLPDGRILKGAANLGIRPSFDPPKELLEPHFFDFAEDLYGQEIDVAFHAFIRPEAKYDGMDALMAQIAADCDKAKALLADF, translated from the coding sequence ATGATCCGCCTCGACGGCCACGCCCGCATCGAGGCGCCCCTCCGCGGCGGCGTCATCGCGCTCGGCAATTTCGACGGGTTCCACGCCGGGCATCAGGCGGTCGTCGGCCGCGCGGTTCGCCATGCGAAGGACGAGGGACGCCCGGCGATCGTCGCGACCTTCGATCCGCATCCGGTGCGTTTCTTCAAACCCGACGTCGCCCCCTTCCGCCTGACGACGCTCGACCAGCGGCAGGAACTGTTCGCCGCGGCGGGCGCCGACGCGATGCTCGTCCTGCCGTTCGACGCCGCGCTCGCGGGCACCACCGCCGAGGATTTCATCACCGGGCTTTTGCTCGACCGCTACGGCGCCGCCGGGGTCGTCACCGGCGCCGATTTCGTGTTCGGCAAGGGGCGCGGCGGCAATGTCGTCACCCTCGCCGACCATGCCCGCCGCCTCGGCTTCTTCACCGAAATGGTCGCGCCGGTCGAGGATGACGCGGTGATCTCGTCGAGCCGCATCCGCGAAGCCTTGCAAGCCGGCGACTGCGCCACCGCCGCGCGCCTGCTCACCCGCCCCTTCACCGTTCGCGGAGTGGTCCAGCACGGCGACAAGAACGGCCGCCTCTTGGGCTTTCCGACCGCGAATATCGACATGGGCAATTACCTCCGTCCGCGTTACGGCATCTATGCCGTCACCGGCAAGCTGCCCGACGGCCGCATCCTCAAGGGCGCCGCGAACCTCGGCATCCGCCCGAGCTTCGATCCGCCCAAGGAATTGCTCGAACCGCATTTCTTCGACTTCGCCGAGGATCTCTACGGACAGGAAATCGACGTCGCCTTCCACGCCTTCATCCGGCCCGAGGCCAAATATGACGGCATGGACGCGCTGATGGCGCAAATCGCGGCGGACTGCGACAAAGCGAAGGCGCTGCTCGCCGACTTCTAA